One Mercenaria mercenaria strain notata chromosome 12, MADL_Memer_1, whole genome shotgun sequence DNA segment encodes these proteins:
- the LOC123533834 gene encoding low-density lipoprotein receptor-related protein 12-like, whose amino-acid sequence MSSTVRTTTGPNLFLRFNSGGSVQSKGFSMIITQFHTGACNGNEYSCGNGRCISDSLLCNGYNPCGDNSDCIFVLAAGAIVAIVFGSLICCFAMMSCFILCFRRRRRRINRGIYQPVVVTTANYGTGYN is encoded by the exons ATGAGCAGTACTGTGCGTACAACCACTGGTCCAAACCTGTTTCTTCGTTTTAACAGTGGCGGTTCAGTGCAAAGTAAAGGCTTCAGCATGATAATTACACAGTTTCATACAG GTGCTTGCAATGGAAATGAATACTCTTGCGGCAATGGTCGCTGTATCTCAGACAGTTTGCTGTGTAATGGATACAATCCGTGTGGAGATAATTCCGATTGCATTTTCGTTCTGGCAGCTGGAGCAATTGTCGCCATTGTCTTTGGATCATTAATCTGCTGCTTTGCAATGATGAGCTGTTTCATCTTATGTTTTAGACGCAGACGTAGGCGtataaat agAGGTATCTATCAGCCGGTCGTAGTAACAACGGCAAATTATGGTACGGGCTATAATTAA